In a genomic window of Mycolicibacterium neoaurum VKM Ac-1815D:
- a CDS encoding LLM class F420-dependent oxidoreductase translates to MDYGLVLFTSDRGIAPAAAAKLADDHGFTTFYVPEHTHIPIKRQAAHPTTGDESLPDDRYMRTLDPWVSLGTAAAVTSRVRLSTAVALPVEHDPITLAKSIATLDHLSGGRVSLGVGFGWNTDELADHKVPPGRRRTMLREYLEAMRALWTQEEAEYDGEFVNFGPSWAWPKPVQSHIPVLVGAAGTEKNFKWIARSADGWITTPRDFTIDEPVKLLQDTWAAADRAGAPQIVALDFKPDPEKLAHWRDLGVTEVLFGLPDKSEAEVGAYVERLAGKLAQLV, encoded by the coding sequence ATGGACTACGGGCTCGTTCTCTTCACCAGTGACCGCGGCATCGCCCCGGCAGCTGCGGCCAAGCTGGCCGATGACCACGGCTTCACCACCTTCTACGTGCCTGAGCACACGCACATCCCGATCAAGCGCCAGGCCGCACACCCCACCACCGGTGATGAATCGCTGCCCGACGACCGCTATATGCGCACCCTGGATCCGTGGGTGTCGCTGGGCACCGCCGCGGCGGTCACCAGCCGGGTGCGACTGTCCACCGCGGTCGCGCTGCCGGTCGAACACGATCCGATCACGCTGGCCAAGTCGATCGCGACGCTGGATCATCTCTCCGGCGGCCGGGTCAGCCTCGGTGTCGGATTCGGTTGGAATACCGACGAATTGGCCGATCACAAGGTCCCGCCGGGTCGCCGTCGCACCATGCTGCGCGAGTACCTGGAGGCGATGCGCGCGCTGTGGACGCAGGAGGAGGCGGAGTACGACGGCGAATTCGTCAACTTCGGCCCGTCCTGGGCGTGGCCCAAGCCGGTGCAGTCCCATATTCCGGTACTGGTCGGTGCGGCGGGCACCGAGAAGAACTTCAAGTGGATCGCCCGATCCGCCGACGGCTGGATCACCACCCCGCGCGATTTCACCATCGACGAGCCGGTCAAGTTGCTGCAGGACACCTGGGCCGCGGCCGACCGTGCCGGCGCCCCGCAGATCGTCGCGCTGGACTTCAAGCCCGATCCCGAAAAGCTGGCACACTGGCGCGATCTCGGCGTCACCGAGGTGTTGTTCGGCCTGCCGGACAAATCCGAGGCCGAGGTCGGCGCCTACGTGGAGCGGCTGGCCGGGAAGCTCGCGCAGCTGGTCTGA
- a CDS encoding acetyl-CoA acetyltransferase, producing the protein MMVDPRTPVIVGVGQFTERIDDDGYRGMSSVELATEAARAAVADTGADSATIAAAIEVFVGLRQFEICTPFSEAPLGCSDNYPRSVAARIGADPARAVLEPLGGHGSQKVTTEFAGVIAAGDAEVVLVLGSENGSTLRHFAGREDKPDHSETIGGQLEDRGYGFDQYMNEYTATHGLTGAPVQYGLLDNARRARIGATVADYRRQMAELFAPFSEVAAKNPLASSPVERTVDELATVTPENRMICDPYPRLMVARDQVNQGAAVLLMSVAAARRLSVPEEKWVYLHGHADLVEQSLLDRADLSASLSAEMAVAEALRVAEVELSEVSTFDLYSCFPFPVFSVCDSAGLAPDDPRGLTLTGGLPFFGGPGNSYSLHGIAETVCSAREQPGRFGLVGANGGVMSKYSVGVYSTVPVDWRTDRSRELQSRIDEQPMVAVTRHPEGRGTIETYSVRYDWPTTTGVIIGRLDADGSRFMALTTDEDLLALMADGDPLGAAITVTAGEKENHATLA; encoded by the coding sequence GTGATGGTGGATCCGCGTACCCCGGTGATCGTCGGCGTGGGACAGTTCACCGAACGCATCGATGACGACGGCTACCGAGGGATGTCCTCGGTGGAGTTGGCCACCGAGGCGGCCCGGGCGGCGGTGGCCGACACCGGTGCGGACTCGGCGACCATCGCCGCCGCCATCGAGGTCTTCGTCGGGCTGCGCCAATTCGAGATCTGCACGCCGTTCTCCGAGGCGCCGCTGGGCTGTTCGGACAACTACCCGCGGTCGGTTGCCGCACGTATCGGCGCCGACCCTGCCCGCGCGGTGCTGGAACCGCTCGGCGGGCACGGATCGCAGAAGGTGACCACCGAGTTCGCCGGAGTCATCGCCGCCGGTGATGCCGAGGTCGTGCTGGTGCTGGGATCCGAAAACGGTTCGACACTGCGCCATTTCGCGGGCCGCGAGGACAAGCCGGACCACTCCGAGACGATTGGTGGCCAGCTGGAGGATCGTGGCTACGGATTCGACCAGTACATGAACGAGTACACCGCCACCCACGGTCTGACGGGTGCGCCCGTGCAGTACGGACTGCTGGACAACGCCCGCCGAGCGCGCATCGGTGCCACGGTGGCCGACTACCGCCGTCAGATGGCCGAGCTCTTCGCGCCGTTCTCGGAGGTCGCCGCCAAGAACCCGTTGGCGTCATCACCGGTGGAACGGACCGTGGACGAACTCGCCACCGTCACACCGGAAAACCGGATGATCTGTGACCCTTACCCGCGCCTGATGGTGGCCCGCGACCAGGTGAACCAGGGCGCCGCGGTGCTGTTGATGTCGGTGGCCGCCGCACGCCGGCTGTCGGTGCCCGAGGAGAAGTGGGTATACCTGCACGGTCATGCCGACCTCGTCGAACAATCCCTGCTCGACCGCGCCGACCTGAGCGCCAGTCTCTCGGCGGAAATGGCTGTGGCAGAGGCGCTTCGCGTGGCCGAGGTGGAGCTTTCCGAGGTATCCACCTTCGACCTCTACAGCTGCTTCCCCTTCCCGGTGTTCTCGGTGTGCGACTCGGCCGGACTGGCGCCCGACGACCCGCGCGGCCTCACCCTCACCGGAGGGCTGCCCTTCTTCGGCGGCCCGGGCAACAGCTACTCCCTGCACGGCATCGCCGAGACGGTGTGCAGCGCCCGGGAGCAGCCGGGCCGATTCGGCCTCGTCGGCGCCAACGGCGGTGTGATGAGCAAATATTCGGTCGGCGTGTACTCGACCGTGCCGGTCGACTGGCGTACCGACCGCAGCCGGGAACTGCAGTCCAGGATCGACGAACAGCCGATGGTTGCGGTCACCCGGCACCCCGAAGGTCGCGGCACGATCGAAACGTACTCGGTGCGTTACGACTGGCCGACGACCACCGGGGTCATCATCGGCAGGCTCGACGCCGACGGCAGCCGGTTCATGGCGCTGACCACCGACGAGGATCTGCTCGCCCTGATGGCCGACGGCGACCCGCTCGGTGCCGCGATCACGGTGACCGCGGGGGAGAAGGAGAACCACGCCACGCTGGCGTGA
- a CDS encoding TetR/AcrR family transcriptional regulator, whose protein sequence is MFWERGVSGTSGDDIAAAANLSTRTIWRYFRSKEACVEPLLAKSAHRFIGVLDRWPAELSLGQHMRADAIAHPFSEQDLADETAAMRIAAMSATEPALRTAYLMVHDEMERGFIPVIAKRLDLPAQDLTVRLCAAATTAALRVVDEDVSTAVVVDGRTFESQDILTLIDRAVLDATNGRIGAPVST, encoded by the coding sequence TTGTTCTGGGAACGGGGAGTCTCGGGCACCAGCGGTGACGACATCGCCGCAGCGGCGAACCTGTCCACCCGCACCATCTGGCGGTACTTCCGCTCGAAGGAGGCGTGCGTCGAGCCGTTGCTCGCCAAGTCCGCGCACCGTTTCATCGGGGTATTGGACCGCTGGCCTGCCGAACTGTCGCTGGGACAACACATGCGGGCCGACGCGATCGCCCACCCGTTCTCCGAACAGGATCTCGCCGACGAGACGGCGGCGATGCGCATCGCGGCCATGTCGGCGACCGAACCCGCCTTGCGCACCGCGTATCTCATGGTGCACGACGAGATGGAGCGCGGGTTCATCCCGGTGATCGCCAAACGGCTCGACCTGCCCGCCCAGGATCTGACGGTGCGGCTGTGCGCGGCCGCCACCACCGCGGCATTGCGGGTGGTCGACGAGGACGTCAGCACCGCCGTCGTCGTGGACGGACGCACCTTCGAAAGCCAGGACATATTGACGCTGATCGACCGCGCCGTCCTCGATGCGACCAACGGACGCATCGGCGCACCGGTCAGCACCTAG
- a CDS encoding S9 family peptidase, with protein sequence MAHHSTETALPPRISVEQFFNPPERAGATISPDGTRIAYLAPWRNRLNIWVQDLDGALEPRCVTADDVRSVYLYSWTHDSRHLLYMQDSGGDENWHLHRVDLDDPGSAAVDLTPFPNTRVSYELLKTRPGKAVVQHNARNPELVDAYELDIATGELTMIAENPGNAIGWVTGPNGDLFTNTLTVAGDVEISRWDPDTHTLRPIKLYDGRDYPLGIHPIAPTPDGTGIWLGSYAGGDRMRLMRLDVATGTETEVDSHPRFDLGAQLMLPSPFILSEQTGELIGARYYGERQVIHALDPDFGEVLDRLTGLSDGDLSTISCDDSGQRWVVSFQHDREPGVTYFYDRSTDESRLLFRPYPNLDPAGLAPMQPVGLKSRDGLDLHGYLTLPVGVEPSGLPMVLLVHGGPWARDVWSYQPDVQVLANRGYAVLQINFRGSTGYGKSFTQAAIGEFAGRMHNDLIDAVDWAVEQGYADRDRVAIFGGSYGGYAALVGVTFTPDVFAAAIDYVGISNLANFMKTLPNVGRRFLATNWHLYVGDPSDPQAEADMLARSPITRVDQIRTPLLVVQGANDSRVVQAESDNMVAALRARGVEVEYMVKEDEGHGFVNPDNSIDMYHAVERFLAEHL encoded by the coding sequence GTGGCCCACCACAGCACCGAAACCGCACTCCCGCCGCGCATCTCGGTGGAGCAGTTCTTCAATCCGCCGGAACGTGCCGGTGCCACCATCTCCCCCGACGGAACCCGGATCGCCTACCTGGCGCCCTGGCGCAACCGCCTCAACATCTGGGTGCAGGATCTCGACGGCGCCCTCGAGCCGCGCTGCGTCACCGCCGACGACGTCCGCAGTGTCTACCTCTACAGCTGGACCCACGACTCGCGGCACCTGTTGTACATGCAGGACAGCGGTGGGGACGAGAACTGGCACCTGCACCGTGTCGATCTCGACGACCCCGGCAGCGCCGCAGTCGATCTCACGCCCTTCCCGAACACCCGGGTCAGCTACGAACTGCTCAAGACCCGACCGGGAAAGGCCGTCGTGCAGCACAACGCACGCAATCCCGAGCTGGTCGATGCCTACGAACTGGATATCGCCACGGGCGAACTCACCATGATCGCCGAGAATCCCGGTAATGCCATCGGGTGGGTCACCGGCCCCAATGGAGACCTGTTCACCAACACCCTCACTGTCGCCGGCGACGTCGAGATCTCCCGGTGGGATCCGGACACGCACACCCTGCGGCCGATCAAGCTGTACGACGGGCGCGACTATCCGCTGGGTATTCACCCGATCGCGCCCACGCCCGACGGCACCGGAATCTGGCTGGGTTCCTACGCCGGCGGCGACAGGATGCGGCTGATGCGGTTGGACGTCGCCACCGGCACCGAGACCGAGGTGGACAGCCACCCCCGGTTCGATCTCGGGGCACAGCTCATGTTGCCGTCCCCATTCATCCTCAGTGAACAGACCGGTGAGCTGATCGGCGCACGCTATTACGGTGAGCGACAGGTGATTCACGCGCTGGATCCCGACTTCGGCGAGGTGCTCGACAGGCTGACCGGCCTCTCCGACGGTGACCTGTCCACCATCTCCTGCGATGACAGCGGGCAACGGTGGGTGGTCAGCTTCCAGCACGACCGCGAGCCGGGCGTCACCTATTTCTATGACCGCAGCACCGACGAGAGCCGGCTGCTGTTCCGGCCGTACCCGAACCTCGACCCCGCCGGGTTGGCACCGATGCAGCCCGTGGGCCTGAAGTCCCGCGACGGACTCGACCTGCACGGGTACCTGACCCTGCCGGTCGGGGTGGAGCCGAGCGGACTGCCGATGGTGCTGCTCGTGCACGGCGGTCCGTGGGCGCGTGATGTGTGGTCCTATCAGCCCGATGTTCAGGTGCTCGCCAATCGCGGGTACGCGGTGCTGCAGATCAACTTCCGCGGTTCGACCGGATACGGAAAGTCGTTCACCCAGGCCGCGATCGGCGAGTTCGCCGGCCGGATGCACAATGACCTGATCGACGCGGTCGACTGGGCCGTCGAGCAGGGGTACGCCGACCGCGACCGGGTCGCCATCTTCGGTGGGTCCTACGGCGGCTACGCGGCTCTGGTCGGGGTCACCTTCACTCCGGACGTGTTCGCCGCCGCCATCGACTACGTCGGCATCTCCAACCTTGCCAACTTCATGAAGACCCTACCCAACGTCGGCAGGCGCTTCCTGGCCACCAACTGGCATCTGTACGTGGGTGATCCGTCGGATCCGCAGGCCGAGGCCGATATGCTGGCCCGCTCCCCGATCACCCGGGTGGACCAGATCCGCACCCCGCTGCTGGTGGTGCAGGGCGCCAACGACTCTCGCGTCGTACAGGCCGAGTCCGACAACATGGTCGCGGCCTTGCGTGCCCGCGGCGTCGAGGTGGAGTACATGGTCAAGGAGGACGAGGGGCACGGCTTCGTCAACCCGGACAACAGCATCGACATGTACCACGCCGTGGAGCGGTTCCTGGCCGAGCACCTGTGA
- the sucD gene encoding succinate--CoA ligase subunit alpha: MSIFLNKDSKVIVQGITGGEGTKHTKLMLKAGTQIVGGVNARKAGTKVQHQDKDGKDVEIPVFGSVAEAMKETGADVSIAFVPPAFSKDAIIEAIDAEIPLLVVITEGIPVQDSAYAWAYNVEKGQKTRIIGPNCPGIITPGESLVGITPNNITGKGPIGLVSKSGTLTYQMMYELRDLGFSTAIGIGGDPVIGTTHIDALEAFEKDPETKLIVMIGEIGGDAEEKAAAYIKANVTKPVVGYVAGFTAPEGKTMGHAGAIVSDGAGTAAGKQEALEAAGVAVGKTPSETAAKARELFNKL; the protein is encoded by the coding sequence ATGTCTATCTTCCTGAACAAGGACAGCAAGGTCATCGTCCAGGGCATCACCGGCGGTGAGGGCACCAAGCACACCAAGCTGATGCTCAAGGCCGGTACCCAGATCGTCGGCGGCGTCAACGCCCGCAAGGCCGGCACTAAAGTCCAGCACCAAGATAAAGATGGCAAGGACGTCGAAATCCCCGTCTTCGGTTCGGTCGCCGAGGCCATGAAGGAGACCGGCGCCGACGTGTCGATCGCCTTCGTGCCGCCGGCGTTCTCCAAGGACGCCATCATCGAGGCCATCGACGCCGAGATCCCGCTGCTGGTCGTCATCACCGAGGGAATCCCGGTGCAGGACAGCGCCTATGCGTGGGCCTACAACGTCGAGAAGGGCCAGAAGACCCGGATCATCGGTCCGAACTGCCCCGGCATCATCACCCCCGGTGAGTCGCTGGTCGGCATCACGCCGAACAACATCACCGGCAAGGGCCCGATCGGACTGGTCTCCAAGTCCGGCACCCTGACCTATCAGATGATGTACGAACTGCGCGATCTCGGCTTCTCGACCGCCATCGGCATCGGCGGCGACCCGGTCATCGGCACCACCCACATCGACGCCCTCGAGGCGTTCGAGAAGGATCCCGAGACCAAGCTGATCGTGATGATCGGTGAGATCGGTGGCGACGCCGAGGAGAAGGCCGCCGCCTACATCAAGGCCAACGTCACCAAGCCGGTCGTCGGCTACGTCGCGGGCTTCACCGCTCCCGAGGGCAAGACCATGGGCCACGCCGGCGCCATCGTCTCCGACGGTGCGGGTACCGCGGCCGGTAAGCAGGAGGCCCTCGAGGCCGCGGGTGTGGCCGTCGGCAAGACGCCGTCGGAGACCGCCGCCAAGGCACGCGAGCTGTTCAACAAGCTGTAA
- the sucC gene encoding ADP-forming succinate--CoA ligase subunit beta: MDLFEYQAKELFAKHNVPTTPGRVTESAEDAKAIAEEIGKPVMVKAQVKVGGRGKAGGVKYAATPADALEHANNILGLDIKGHVVKKLLVAEASDIAEEYYISFLLDRSNRTYLAMCSVEGGMEIEEVAATKPDRLAKVPVDAVKGVDLAFAREIAEKGHLPAEVLDAAAVTIQKLWEVFVGEDATLVEVNPLVRTPDDQILALDGKVTLDANADFRQPGHAEFEDKDATDPLELKAKENDLNYVKLDGEVGIIGNGAGLVMSTLDVVAYAGEKHGGVKPANFLDIGGGASAEVMANGLDVILGDSQVKSVFVNVFGGITSCDAVANGIVKALEILGDEANKPLVVRLDGNNVDEGRRILAEANHPLVVQAETMDAGADKAAELANK, encoded by the coding sequence ATGGATCTGTTCGAGTACCAGGCGAAGGAACTCTTCGCCAAGCACAACGTACCGACCACGCCGGGCCGGGTCACCGAGTCCGCCGAGGACGCCAAGGCGATCGCCGAGGAGATCGGCAAGCCGGTCATGGTCAAGGCTCAGGTGAAGGTCGGCGGCCGCGGTAAGGCCGGCGGCGTGAAGTACGCGGCCACCCCCGCCGACGCGCTGGAGCACGCCAACAACATCTTGGGCCTGGACATCAAGGGCCATGTCGTGAAGAAGCTGTTGGTCGCCGAGGCCAGCGACATCGCCGAGGAGTACTACATCTCCTTCCTGCTGGACCGCTCCAACCGCACCTACCTGGCCATGTGCTCGGTCGAGGGCGGCATGGAGATCGAAGAGGTCGCCGCGACCAAGCCCGACCGGCTGGCCAAGGTTCCCGTCGACGCCGTCAAGGGCGTCGATCTGGCCTTCGCTCGCGAGATCGCCGAGAAGGGCCACCTGCCCGCCGAGGTGCTCGATGCCGCCGCCGTCACCATCCAGAAGCTCTGGGAGGTGTTCGTCGGCGAGGACGCCACCCTGGTGGAGGTCAACCCGCTGGTGCGTACCCCCGACGATCAGATCCTGGCGCTGGACGGCAAGGTCACCCTCGACGCCAACGCCGACTTCCGCCAGCCCGGCCACGCCGAGTTCGAGGACAAGGACGCCACCGATCCCCTCGAGCTCAAGGCCAAGGAGAACGACCTCAACTACGTCAAGCTCGACGGTGAGGTCGGCATCATCGGCAACGGTGCGGGTCTGGTCATGTCGACCCTCGACGTCGTCGCCTACGCCGGTGAGAAGCACGGCGGCGTGAAGCCCGCCAACTTCCTCGACATCGGCGGCGGCGCCTCGGCCGAGGTGATGGCCAACGGTCTGGATGTGATCCTCGGCGACAGCCAGGTCAAGAGCGTGTTCGTCAACGTCTTCGGTGGCATCACCTCGTGTGACGCCGTCGCCAACGGCATCGTGAAGGCGCTGGAGATCCTCGGCGACGAGGCCAACAAGCCGCTGGTCGTGCGTCTCGACGGCAATAACGTCGACGAGGGTCGCCGCATCCTGGCCGAAGCCAATCATCCGCTGGTCGTACAGGCCGAAACCATGGACGCCGGCGCCGACAAGGCCGCCGAGCTGGCCAACAAGTAA
- a CDS encoding M23 family metallopeptidase, which yields MAEHSSSRSLRGAATKGRQSPERPENPAAVTDIIPFNEFGDLCELDFRDSSAFDKEQRVIAAPELDDLHDTDDLVPLRLVIPSEFQAAGEPSSHAYRDSHTDLSDGTALTDVIDMRAHRTGGAHRKQTVGAVKSRLMIAAMAAGATASGAYSLSTANDVTPAPDTVLAADGTLIEGASITGSADGVQIIAVQPVASSAVHAEEISKAAAFAQERADREARLTRPMFVMPTKGVWTSGFGYRWGVLHGGIDIAGPIGTPILAASDGVVVDVGPAAGYGALVKLRHSDGTVTLYGHINTWLVSKGQRVMAGDQIATMGNRGNSTGPHLHFEVLMNGSNRIDPVPWLAQRGLSPGNYVG from the coding sequence TTGGCTGAGCACAGTTCGTCTCGATCCCTCCGGGGAGCAGCGACGAAGGGGCGGCAAAGCCCCGAGCGGCCAGAGAACCCGGCAGCGGTCACCGACATCATCCCTTTCAACGAGTTCGGCGATCTGTGCGAACTCGACTTCCGGGACAGCTCCGCGTTCGACAAGGAACAGCGCGTGATCGCCGCCCCCGAACTCGATGACCTGCACGACACCGACGACCTGGTCCCCCTGCGACTGGTCATCCCCAGCGAATTCCAGGCCGCCGGCGAGCCCTCGTCGCACGCCTACCGCGACAGCCACACCGACCTCAGTGACGGCACCGCGCTGACCGATGTCATCGACATGCGGGCACACCGCACCGGCGGGGCGCACCGTAAGCAGACCGTGGGTGCGGTCAAGAGCCGGTTGATGATCGCCGCCATGGCCGCCGGAGCGACCGCCTCGGGCGCTTACTCGCTGTCCACGGCAAACGACGTGACTCCCGCGCCGGATACCGTGCTCGCCGCCGACGGCACCCTCATCGAGGGCGCCTCGATCACCGGATCGGCCGACGGCGTGCAGATCATCGCCGTGCAGCCGGTGGCCTCGTCGGCGGTGCATGCCGAGGAGATCAGCAAGGCCGCCGCCTTCGCCCAGGAGCGCGCCGATCGCGAGGCCCGGCTGACCCGGCCCATGTTCGTGATGCCCACCAAGGGCGTGTGGACGTCCGGCTTCGGATACCGCTGGGGTGTGCTGCACGGTGGTATCGACATCGCCGGTCCGATCGGTACGCCGATCCTGGCCGCCAGCGATGGCGTGGTCGTCGACGTCGGGCCGGCCGCCGGTTACGGTGCGCTGGTCAAGCTGCGCCATTCCGACGGCACCGTGACGCTGTACGGACACATCAACACCTGGCTGGTCAGCAAGGGCCAGCGCGTGATGGCCGGCGACCAGATCGCCACCATGGGCAACCGCGGCAACTCCACCGGTCCGCACCTGCACTTCGAGGTGCTGATGAACGGTTCCAACCGGATCGATCCGGTGCCGTGGCTGGCTCAGCGCGGGCTCTCCCCCGGCAATTACGTCGGGTAA
- the pcrA gene encoding DNA helicase PcrA, with translation MTSLFDAPAQGSDTEQLLDGLNPQQRQAVLHEGSPLLIVAGAGSGKTAVLTRRIAYLLAARDVGVGQVLAITFTNKAAAEMRERVVGLIGPRARNMWVSTFHSTCVRILRNQASLLPGLNSNFSIYDSDDSRRLLMMIAKDMGLDTKRYTPRLLANGISNLKNELIDPDQALADLTDSSDDMSKTIASVFGEYQRRLRAANALDFDDLIGETVAVLQAFPQIAQYYRRRFRHILVDEYQDTNHAQYVLVRELVGVETHSDDPAGVPPSELCVVGDADQSIYAFRGATIRNIEDFERDYPNARTILLEQNYRSTQTILNAANAVIARNTGRREKRLWTDSGEGELIVGYVADNEHDEARFVAGEIDALADQENISYNDVAVFYRTNNSSRALEEVFIRSGIPYKVVGGVRFYERKEIRDIVAYLRVLDNPGDSVSMRRILNTPRRGIGDRAEACVAVYAENSGGSFNDALQAAAEGRVPMLNTRSEKAIASFVKLLDQLRGQLDGELGDLVEAVLERTGYRRELESSSDPQDLARLDNLNELVSVAHEFSIDLANRQALDEEEDHDEDIPDTGVLAQFLERVSLVADADEIPEHGSGVVTMMTLHTAKGLEFPVVFVIGWEDGMFPHMRALGDPTELSEERRLAYVGITRARQRLYLSRAKVRSSWGQPMLNPESRFLREIPEDLINWRRVEAPSAALSAPRVGRFAENARPAPGKARNRTIITLEPGDRVNHDKYGLGRVEEVSGMGESAMSLIDFGSAGRVKLMHNHAPVQKL, from the coding sequence ATGACATCTCTTTTTGACGCGCCGGCCCAGGGTTCTGATACCGAACAACTGCTCGACGGGCTCAACCCGCAGCAGCGCCAAGCTGTCCTGCACGAAGGATCCCCGCTGCTCATCGTGGCCGGCGCGGGATCGGGTAAGACGGCGGTGCTCACCCGGCGCATCGCCTACCTGCTGGCCGCCCGTGACGTCGGTGTCGGGCAGGTGCTCGCCATCACCTTCACCAACAAGGCCGCCGCCGAGATGCGCGAACGCGTCGTCGGGTTGATCGGCCCGCGGGCCCGCAACATGTGGGTGTCCACCTTCCACTCCACGTGCGTGCGCATCCTGCGTAACCAGGCCTCACTGCTGCCCGGGCTGAACTCGAACTTCTCGATCTACGACTCCGACGACTCGCGCCGGCTGCTCATGATGATCGCCAAGGACATGGGCCTGGACACCAAGCGCTACACCCCGCGGTTGCTGGCCAACGGCATCTCCAACCTCAAGAACGAGCTGATCGATCCCGACCAGGCGCTCGCCGACCTGACCGACAGCTCCGATGACATGTCCAAGACCATCGCCTCGGTGTTCGGCGAATACCAGCGCCGGCTGCGGGCTGCCAACGCCCTGGACTTCGATGATCTGATCGGCGAGACGGTGGCCGTGCTGCAGGCCTTCCCGCAGATCGCCCAGTACTACCGGCGCCGGTTCCGGCACATCCTCGTCGACGAGTACCAGGACACCAACCACGCGCAGTACGTGTTGGTGCGTGAGCTCGTCGGGGTCGAGACACACTCCGATGATCCGGCCGGGGTGCCTCCCTCGGAGCTGTGTGTGGTGGGTGATGCCGACCAGTCGATCTACGCGTTCCGTGGCGCCACCATCCGCAATATCGAGGACTTCGAGCGCGACTATCCCAACGCCAGAACGATTCTGCTGGAACAGAACTACCGATCGACGCAGACGATCCTGAACGCCGCCAATGCCGTGATCGCCCGCAACACCGGCCGCCGTGAGAAGCGACTGTGGACCGACTCCGGTGAGGGAGAGCTGATCGTCGGCTACGTCGCGGACAACGAGCACGACGAGGCCCGGTTCGTCGCGGGCGAGATCGATGCGCTGGCCGATCAGGAGAACATCTCCTACAACGACGTCGCGGTCTTCTACCGCACCAACAACTCCTCCCGCGCGCTGGAAGAAGTCTTCATCCGCTCAGGCATCCCGTACAAGGTGGTCGGCGGCGTTCGGTTCTACGAGCGCAAGGAAATTCGCGATATCGTCGCCTACCTGCGGGTGCTCGACAACCCGGGGGATTCGGTGAGCATGCGTCGTATCCTGAACACCCCGCGGCGGGGAATCGGGGACCGCGCGGAGGCGTGCGTCGCGGTGTACGCCGAGAACAGCGGTGGAAGCTTCAACGATGCGTTGCAGGCGGCCGCGGAGGGCCGGGTGCCGATGCTCAACACCCGCTCGGAGAAGGCGATCGCGTCCTTCGTGAAACTGCTCGACCAGCTGCGCGGCCAACTCGACGGCGAACTCGGCGACCTCGTCGAGGCGGTGCTGGAGCGCACCGGCTACCGACGTGAGCTCGAATCATCCAGTGACCCGCAGGATCTGGCCAGGCTGGACAACCTGAACGAGCTCGTCAGCGTCGCCCACGAATTCAGCATCGACCTGGCCAACCGGCAGGCGTTGGACGAAGAGGAAGACCACGACGAGGACATCCCCGACACCGGGGTGCTGGCGCAGTTCCTGGAACGGGTCTCGCTGGTGGCCGACGCCGACGAGATCCCCGAGCACGGTTCCGGCGTGGTCACCATGATGACGCTGCACACCGCCAAGGGTCTGGAGTTCCCGGTGGTCTTCGTGATCGGCTGGGAGGACGGCATGTTCCCGCACATGCGGGCACTCGGCGACCCCACCGAGCTCAGCGAGGAACGCCGGCTGGCCTACGTGGGTATCACCCGGGCCCGGCAGCGGTTGTATCTGAGCCGTGCCAAGGTGCGCTCGTCATGGGGCCAGCCGATGCTCAACCCCGAGTCCCGGTTCCTGCGCGAGATCCCCGAGGACCTGATCAACTGGCGTCGGGTGGAGGCGCCGTCTGCAGCGCTCAGCGCGCCGCGCGTCGGCCGCTTCGCCGAGAACGCCCGTCCCGCACCGGGGAAGGCGCGCAACCGCACGATCATCACGTTGGAACCCGGCGACCGCGTCAACCACGACAAGTACGGACTGGGCCGCGTCGAAGAGGTGTCGGGGATGGGCGAATCGGCGATGTCGCTGATCGACTTCGGCAGTGCCGGCCGGGTCAAGTTGATGCACAATCACGCGCCGGTGCAGAAGCTCTAA
- a CDS encoding chorismate mutase: MLPEPAADIDELRLEIDRLDAEILAAVKRRAEVSRLIGKARMASGGTRLVHSREMKVIERYSELGPEGKDLAMLLLRLGRGRLGH, encoded by the coding sequence GTGTTACCCGAGCCCGCCGCCGATATCGACGAACTGCGCCTGGAGATCGACCGCCTCGACGCGGAAATCCTGGCTGCGGTGAAGCGCCGCGCCGAGGTTTCGCGCCTCATCGGCAAGGCGCGGATGGCCTCCGGCGGCACCCGGCTGGTGCACAGCCGCGAGATGAAGGTCATCGAGCGCTACAGCGAGCTCGGCCCCGAGGGCAAGGACCTGGCCATGCTGCTGTTGCGCCTGGGTCGCGGCCGCCTCGGCCACTAG